From Cellulosimicrobium sp. ES-005, one genomic window encodes:
- a CDS encoding choice-of-anchor M domain-containing protein, producing MTGRRTPAGRAARRAAVAGVLAAGIALPLAPVAHGLDGAGALATVPTRAPVLIDEGVSFLTAAYADGRTTIDLGHGPTTTTAPKDVQSRYGVEDVVVSVPRPKQGIVPADATWAPLGPEGTTVYGTQRSVPASGFEGTAATIVLSTYGMSRTDVVAGGVRWVVDDVEGGGLVAFGKPGVFIEGTPARGWYAAHDMAAPFEPLTMNPGQHSTSDSVYFTELGLHCVHLRAEITTTGGEVVSSEPVTLRVAVGNVPDAATAGCGAAVDPGQQVLPPEGEEPVDPVDPVDPVDPVDPGDLTDPRNNALLPPTHTDLSLRPGDDALRLLLRESTTSSETWHEPATTVVHVPDAARVTVPEPTASADSTFLAPAGETIYRLPKQPKPNIAWLGLASEHFDATDYERLPNLRVVSVTGLDGRAAPGDFFFGADEAFVRSGAAPYFSTKQGLPQAHQALPPSLAHKHLSWDFTAPGTYCVRITADATQTDGTRVGDDTVLTFVVGGRSYDPTSAPTCLQSDVDRAVSHVVAPAEAPAGETAVIEEPRYLEHVHFAHLTPRLTDAGLDLSLVEGDRASSGVRHDLADVVVATGDTVHSLSVEALREDWRDAEEPYVRGYELRAQSAATNDLSLDLAGLDPAALDGDLTWTLDDVDGPGSFLVVDEWQSLVPGHKGALLSTHADYPATSTTVAPGAANLLRWSFSDAGRYCVTTTLSGTTAAGEPVARTTTLTVAAGVDPAGVEPCEPADPTDPTDPTDPTDPTDPTDPTDPTDPVWPVTDRTVLSSGHVDLLARVSAHAAGTVLETVVRDDSVVPALEHDLDEVVLDVPEGARQQVPADPAYAFLGEPGDPVWLLPESPRADLVWPGWNLDAAEGSGANAVRWDLDDVRGPGSFTLYDSAGDDWGAPRVLLAGAEHASLTYAEHAHGTWAFAAAGVYCLDVRQTALDASGAELPGATDGGTLVLAVGVDARRVDEQHCGMTADDVAAGPTDPGGPTDPGAPSEDDLTDARRGTVRVEGEFSPGDTVPVSVGPEAAGETVVSWLFSDPVALGAAEVAADGTYTVVLPDDVALGAHRLAVTKADGSLVGWTPLNVVAPAVDDPVDDPTDGPTDGPTDVPSSGTSGDGAGGTAGAGNGASGTRGGSLATTGLDAAAAAATALLVAGLGTLLVASRRRLAPAPGRERAPLRRS from the coding sequence ATGACAGGACGCCGGACCCCGGCCGGGCGAGCGGCGCGCCGCGCCGCGGTGGCGGGAGTGCTGGCAGCAGGAATCGCCCTGCCCCTCGCTCCGGTGGCCCACGGCCTCGACGGGGCGGGCGCGCTCGCCACGGTCCCCACGAGGGCTCCCGTCCTGATCGACGAGGGGGTGTCGTTCCTCACCGCTGCGTACGCGGACGGCCGGACGACGATCGACCTGGGACACGGGCCGACGACGACCACCGCTCCCAAGGACGTGCAGTCCCGGTACGGCGTGGAGGACGTCGTCGTCTCCGTGCCCCGCCCCAAGCAGGGCATCGTCCCCGCCGACGCGACGTGGGCACCGCTGGGACCGGAGGGGACCACCGTCTACGGGACGCAACGCTCCGTCCCGGCGAGCGGCTTCGAAGGCACGGCCGCGACGATCGTCCTGAGCACCTACGGGATGTCGCGGACCGACGTCGTGGCCGGCGGGGTGCGCTGGGTGGTCGACGACGTCGAGGGGGGCGGCCTGGTCGCGTTCGGCAAGCCCGGTGTCTTCATCGAGGGCACGCCGGCGCGAGGCTGGTACGCCGCACACGACATGGCTGCCCCGTTCGAGCCGTTGACGATGAACCCCGGCCAGCACTCGACGTCCGACTCGGTGTACTTCACCGAGCTCGGGCTCCACTGCGTGCACCTGCGCGCCGAGATCACCACGACCGGCGGCGAGGTCGTCTCCTCGGAGCCGGTGACGCTGCGGGTCGCGGTCGGCAACGTCCCGGACGCCGCCACGGCGGGTTGCGGGGCCGCCGTCGACCCGGGTCAGCAGGTGCTCCCGCCCGAGGGCGAGGAGCCCGTCGACCCGGTGGATCCTGTCGACCCGGTGGACCCCGTCGATCCCGGCGACCTCACCGACCCGCGCAACAACGCCCTGCTCCCGCCGACGCACACGGACCTCTCGTTGCGCCCCGGAGACGACGCGCTGCGCCTGCTGCTGCGCGAGTCGACCACGTCGTCGGAGACGTGGCACGAGCCGGCCACGACGGTCGTGCACGTCCCGGACGCCGCGCGCGTCACCGTGCCCGAGCCCACGGCCTCGGCGGACTCGACGTTCCTCGCGCCCGCGGGCGAGACGATCTACCGGTTGCCCAAGCAGCCCAAGCCGAACATCGCCTGGCTCGGTCTCGCGTCCGAGCACTTCGACGCGACGGACTACGAGCGGCTGCCGAACCTGCGCGTCGTCTCGGTGACCGGGCTCGACGGCCGTGCGGCACCGGGTGACTTCTTCTTCGGCGCGGACGAGGCGTTCGTGCGCTCCGGAGCGGCCCCGTACTTCTCGACGAAGCAGGGGCTTCCGCAGGCGCACCAGGCGCTCCCGCCGAGCCTCGCGCACAAGCACCTGAGCTGGGACTTCACGGCGCCCGGGACGTACTGCGTCCGGATCACGGCCGATGCCACCCAGACGGACGGCACGCGCGTCGGCGACGACACCGTGCTCACCTTCGTCGTCGGCGGGAGGTCGTACGACCCGACCTCGGCGCCCACGTGCCTGCAGTCGGACGTCGACCGCGCCGTCAGCCACGTCGTCGCCCCGGCCGAGGCGCCGGCCGGCGAGACGGCCGTCATCGAGGAGCCCCGCTACCTCGAGCACGTGCACTTCGCGCACCTGACGCCGCGCCTGACCGACGCCGGGCTGGACCTCTCGCTCGTCGAGGGCGACCGGGCGTCGTCGGGCGTGCGCCACGACCTCGCCGACGTCGTCGTCGCGACGGGCGACACCGTGCACTCCCTGTCCGTGGAGGCCCTGCGCGAGGACTGGCGCGACGCGGAGGAACCGTACGTGCGCGGCTACGAGCTGCGCGCGCAGTCCGCGGCGACGAACGACCTGAGCCTCGACCTGGCCGGCCTCGACCCGGCCGCCCTCGACGGCGACCTCACCTGGACGCTCGACGACGTCGACGGCCCGGGCTCGTTCCTCGTCGTCGACGAGTGGCAGTCCCTCGTCCCCGGGCACAAGGGCGCCCTGCTGTCGACGCACGCGGACTACCCGGCGACGTCGACGACGGTGGCTCCGGGGGCGGCGAACCTGCTGCGCTGGAGCTTCTCCGACGCCGGACGGTACTGCGTCACCACGACGCTCTCCGGCACGACGGCGGCCGGAGAACCCGTGGCGAGGACCACGACTCTCACCGTCGCTGCGGGTGTCGACCCAGCAGGCGTCGAGCCCTGCGAGCCGGCGGACCCCACGGACCCGACGGATCCGACCGACCCGACCGACCCGACCGACCCGACCGACCCGACCGACCCGACCGACCCGGTATGGCCCGTCACTGACCGGACGGTCCTGAGCAGCGGGCACGTCGACCTGCTCGCGCGCGTCTCGGCCCACGCGGCGGGCACGGTGCTCGAGACCGTCGTCCGCGACGACTCCGTGGTGCCCGCGCTGGAGCACGACCTGGACGAGGTCGTCCTCGATGTCCCCGAGGGCGCCCGCCAGCAGGTCCCCGCCGACCCTGCCTACGCGTTCCTCGGCGAGCCCGGCGACCCGGTGTGGCTCCTGCCCGAGAGCCCGCGGGCCGACCTCGTGTGGCCCGGGTGGAACCTCGACGCGGCCGAGGGCTCCGGCGCGAACGCCGTGCGCTGGGACCTCGACGACGTGCGCGGGCCCGGGTCGTTCACGCTCTACGACTCGGCCGGCGACGACTGGGGCGCGCCGCGCGTCCTGCTCGCCGGCGCCGAGCACGCGTCCCTCACGTACGCGGAGCACGCGCACGGGACGTGGGCGTTCGCCGCCGCGGGCGTGTACTGCCTCGACGTGCGCCAGACGGCGCTCGACGCGTCCGGAGCGGAGCTCCCCGGTGCGACGGACGGCGGGACGCTCGTGCTCGCCGTCGGGGTCGACGCCCGGCGCGTCGACGAGCAGCACTGCGGCATGACGGCCGACGACGTCGCCGCGGGGCCGACCGACCCGGGTGGCCCCACGGACCCGGGCGCCCCGAGCGAGGACGACCTCACCGATGCCCGCCGCGGCACCGTGCGCGTCGAGGGCGAGTTCTCGCCCGGCGACACGGTCCCGGTGTCCGTGGGTCCGGAGGCGGCGGGCGAGACCGTGGTGTCCTGGCTGTTCTCCGACCCGGTCGCCCTCGGCGCCGCGGAGGTCGCGGCGGACGGTACGTACACGGTCGTGCTGCCCGACGACGTCGCGCTCGGTGCGCACCGCCTCGCCGTGACCAAGGCCGACGGCTCGCTCGTCGGCTGGACGCCTCTGAACGTCGTCGCTCCGGCGGTCGACGACCCGGTCGACGACCCCACGGACGGCCCGACCGACGGCCCGACCGACGTGCCGAGCTCCGGCACGTCCGGCGATGGTGCTGGCGGCACCGCCGGCGCCGGGAACGGTGCGTCGGGCACGAGGGGTGGGTCGCTCGCGACGACCGGTCTCGACGCGGCAGCCGCAGCGGCGACAGCCCTCCTCGTCGCGGGACTGGGAACGCTGCTCGTCGCCTCTCGCCGCCGTCTGGCGCCGGCGCCCGGGCGGGAGCGCGCACCGCTGCGCAGGTCCTGA
- a CDS encoding GTP-binding protein produces MSTAPTSRPRRAPLPVLVVSGFLGTGKTTLVNHLLARAGGRRLAVVVNDFGPTGIDPLLVEGGTESIDSVAGGCLCCAAEDDDLPPLLTRLARARRRVDAVVIEASGLAEPVTLARRVALHPDVRVSALVHVVDAAEGPTTLAQHPRLARHVAAADVVVLNKADTAPDLDATTAWCRGLNAAAPLVRTVEGRLDPRLVLDDPAPRTAPWQPSLALASEGYVTTGDGPGPHDSDRHDGHTHVHDLYTAHDLVADAPLHPARLAALLDPRPPGLFRAKGVVRIAGPDSASSFTLQVVGRQVRWTRRRGPGDGTSRLVCLGAGMDDARVRALLDACPLRPGEAVTADDLGRLPGR; encoded by the coding sequence ATGAGCACGGCCCCAACATCCCGACCACGCAGAGCACCGCTCCCCGTGCTCGTGGTCTCGGGCTTCCTCGGGACGGGCAAGACGACCCTCGTCAACCACCTGCTCGCCCGTGCCGGCGGGCGTCGGCTCGCGGTCGTCGTCAACGACTTCGGCCCGACGGGGATCGACCCGTTGCTCGTCGAGGGCGGCACCGAGAGCATCGACAGCGTGGCGGGCGGCTGCCTGTGCTGCGCCGCCGAGGACGACGACCTCCCACCCCTGCTGACGCGGCTCGCCCGCGCACGACGACGGGTCGACGCCGTCGTGATCGAGGCAAGCGGCCTCGCGGAGCCCGTGACGCTCGCGCGGCGCGTCGCGCTGCACCCCGACGTGCGCGTGTCCGCGCTCGTGCACGTCGTCGACGCCGCCGAGGGGCCGACGACGCTCGCCCAGCACCCCCGCCTGGCGCGCCACGTCGCGGCGGCGGACGTCGTCGTGCTCAACAAGGCCGACACCGCACCCGACCTCGACGCGACGACCGCGTGGTGCCGCGGGCTCAACGCTGCCGCTCCGCTCGTGCGGACCGTCGAGGGTCGGCTCGACCCGCGTCTCGTGCTCGACGACCCCGCGCCGCGCACCGCCCCGTGGCAGCCGTCGCTCGCCCTCGCGAGCGAGGGCTACGTGACCACCGGGGACGGACCCGGCCCCCACGATTCCGATCGGCACGACGGGCACACCCACGTGCACGACCTCTACACCGCGCACGACCTCGTCGCCGACGCCCCGCTGCACCCCGCGCGCCTCGCGGCGCTGCTCGACCCGCGACCGCCCGGCCTGTTCCGCGCCAAGGGCGTCGTGCGCATCGCCGGGCCCGACAGCGCGTCCTCGTTCACGCTGCAGGTCGTGGGTCGGCAGGTGCGCTGGACGCGTCGCCGAGGCCCGGGCGACGGGACGAGCCGGCTCGTGTGCCTCGGGGCCGGCATGGACGACGCCCGCGTGCGCGCGTTGCTCGACGCGTGCCCGCTGCGGCCCGGAGAAGCCGTGACCGCGGACGATCTCGGTCGGCTGCCCGGCCGGTAG
- the aztD gene encoding zinc metallochaperone AztD, producing the protein MTPSARTRTRSLTALGLVLPLTFLAACSSGETDAEPGADQTATEEATSAPNEAATVTPRLAVTYDGGIQVLDATTLEVVDDIELDGFNRLNGAGDGRHLLVSTSGGFQVLDAGTWAEPHGDHSHYYTADPELTDTVFEAEKPGHVVVHDGRTALFDDGTGHVTVLDSAAVADDARETREHTTPEAHHGVAIELHDGTLVVSEGTEEARTGIRVLDADDQEIAASDECPGVHGEAVAADDAVLIGCEDGVLVYKDGQITKVASPDAYGRIGNQAGSEASTVVLGDYKSDPDAELERPTRVSLTDTATGELTLVDLPSSYTFRSLARGDDGEALVLGTDGQIHVIDPETKVLVRSIPVIEAWEEPDEWQSPRPAIFVLDGSAYVTDPANKAIHAVDIETGEVWNSVDLDVEPNEINGVSGAAATSDTAHEHGDEGEHAEEGHEHSEGEHAEDEHSEDGHDHEHADEETASQG; encoded by the coding sequence ATGACCCCCTCAGCACGCACCCGGACCCGGAGCCTGACGGCTCTCGGTCTCGTCCTGCCGCTCACGTTCCTCGCCGCCTGCTCGTCGGGCGAGACCGACGCGGAGCCCGGTGCCGACCAGACCGCGACCGAGGAGGCGACGAGCGCGCCCAACGAGGCCGCCACCGTGACGCCGCGGCTCGCCGTCACGTACGACGGCGGCATCCAAGTCCTCGATGCCACGACCCTGGAGGTCGTCGACGACATCGAGCTGGACGGCTTCAACCGCCTCAACGGGGCGGGCGACGGCCGCCACCTGCTCGTCTCCACGTCCGGCGGCTTCCAGGTCCTCGACGCCGGCACGTGGGCCGAGCCGCACGGCGACCACTCGCACTACTACACGGCGGACCCGGAGCTCACCGACACGGTGTTCGAGGCGGAGAAGCCGGGCCACGTCGTCGTGCACGACGGCCGGACCGCCCTCTTCGACGACGGCACCGGCCACGTGACCGTCCTCGACTCCGCCGCGGTGGCCGACGACGCTCGCGAGACGCGCGAGCACACGACCCCCGAGGCGCACCATGGCGTCGCGATCGAGCTCCACGACGGCACGCTCGTCGTGTCCGAGGGGACCGAGGAGGCCCGCACCGGCATCCGCGTGCTCGACGCCGACGACCAGGAGATCGCAGCCTCCGACGAGTGCCCGGGCGTCCACGGCGAGGCCGTCGCGGCCGACGACGCGGTGCTCATCGGCTGCGAGGACGGCGTCCTCGTCTACAAGGACGGGCAGATCACGAAGGTCGCGAGCCCCGACGCGTACGGCCGCATCGGCAACCAGGCCGGTTCCGAGGCGTCGACCGTCGTCCTCGGCGACTACAAGTCCGACCCGGACGCCGAGCTCGAGCGCCCGACGCGCGTCTCCCTGACCGACACCGCGACCGGCGAGCTGACGCTCGTCGACCTCCCGTCGAGCTACACCTTCCGCTCGCTCGCGCGCGGTGACGACGGCGAGGCGCTCGTGCTCGGCACCGACGGGCAGATCCACGTCATCGACCCGGAGACCAAGGTGCTCGTCCGCTCGATCCCGGTCATCGAGGCGTGGGAGGAGCCGGACGAGTGGCAGTCCCCGCGCCCGGCGATCTTCGTGCTCGACGGCTCGGCTTACGTCACGGACCCGGCGAACAAGGCGATCCACGCCGTCGACATCGAGACCGGCGAGGTGTGGAACAGCGTCGACCTCGACGTCGAGCCCAACGAGATCAACGGCGTCTCCGGTGCTGCCGCGACGAGCGACACCGCGCACGAGCACGGCGACGAGGGCGAGCACGCGGAGGAGGGTCACGAGCACTCCGAGGGCGAGCACGCGGAGGACGAGCACTCCGAGGACGGCCACGACCACGAGCACGCCGACGAGGAGACGGCCTCGCAGGGCTGA
- a CDS encoding Fur family transcriptional regulator: MQRMTRQRAALLEAIEEQEGFRSAQAIHQDLRARGDAVGLATVYRGLQALADAGVVDSLRTAEGESLYRRCARAEHHHHLVCRSCGRAEEIDGPSVESWARSVGGTHGFVDIEHVVELFGTCAECRARDGQARSDRA, from the coding sequence GTGCAGAGGATGACGCGCCAGCGGGCGGCACTGCTCGAGGCGATCGAGGAGCAGGAGGGCTTCCGCAGCGCGCAGGCGATCCACCAGGACCTGCGGGCCCGCGGCGATGCCGTCGGGCTCGCGACGGTCTACCGGGGCCTCCAGGCGCTCGCGGACGCCGGCGTGGTCGACAGCCTGCGCACCGCCGAGGGCGAGAGCCTCTACCGGCGCTGCGCCCGCGCGGAGCACCACCACCACCTCGTGTGCCGCTCGTGCGGCCGCGCGGAGGAGATCGACGGTCCGAGCGTCGAGTCGTGGGCGCGGAGCGTCGGCGGGACGCACGGGTTCGTGGACATCGAGCACGTCGTGGAGCTTTTCGGCACGTGCGCGGAGTGCCGGGCTCGCGACGGACAGGCGCGCTCCGATCGCGCCTGA
- a CDS encoding HU family DNA-binding protein — protein sequence MSLNKSELVSAIASKADLSKADAEKALNAFQEVLIESLGKGEAVKVTGLLSVERVERAARTGRNPRTGEEISIPAGFGVKISAGSLLKKAVAK from the coding sequence ATGTCGCTCAACAAGTCCGAGCTCGTCTCGGCCATCGCCAGCAAGGCCGACCTGTCGAAGGCGGACGCCGAGAAGGCCCTCAACGCCTTCCAGGAGGTGCTCATCGAGTCGCTGGGCAAGGGCGAGGCCGTCAAGGTCACGGGCCTCCTGTCCGTCGAGCGCGTCGAGCGTGCCGCCCGCACGGGCCGCAACCCCCGTACGGGCGAGGAGATCTCGATCCCGGCCGGCTTCGGCGTGAAGATCAGCGCCGGCAGCCTGCTCAAGAAGGCCGTCGCCAAGTGA
- the rpmF gene encoding 50S ribosomal protein L32: MAVPKRKLSRSNTRARRSQWKAQVPELVTVVVDGREVTLPRRLVAGVRRGYVTLPE; this comes from the coding sequence ATGGCCGTGCCCAAGCGCAAGCTCTCCCGCTCGAACACCCGGGCCCGTCGCTCGCAGTGGAAGGCGCAGGTGCCGGAGCTCGTCACCGTCGTCGTCGACGGGCGCGAGGTCACCCTCCCGCGTCGCCTCGTCGCGGGCGTGCGTCGAGGCTACGTGACGCTCCCGGAGTGA
- a CDS encoding YibE/F family protein codes for MSEPSPDLTSGPVPGRRERRERTGWSRADLHGHGHAHGPAAPATRRVRLTLAAFLVPALLFTLAGLVALWPASADVPDRIPVAAEGSSVLRATVTGPIDAETGEVPARLDAGSRAGGEDVGGDAITVSAPPEYVAYGFDEGDRLRVLYIAEAVGAGASPYVFMDFERGLPIGILAVAYAVVVLAVARWRGLAALAGLAGAFVVITWFTLPALLTGQDALGVALVTSSLVMFVVLYVAHGFTARTSTALLGTLAGLALTAVLGWWGSGAANITGLTSEESLWIPQYAPALDIQGVVLCGIVLAGMGVLNDVTITQASAVWELRAVAPLATRRELFARAMRIGRDHIASTVYTIAFAYVGAALPLLMAVYLSDQSLATSLTSGEIAEEVVRTLVGSIGLVLAIPITTAIAALTVPGTASVGSVPVGRVEVPAA; via the coding sequence GTGAGCGAGCCGAGCCCCGACCTGACCTCCGGCCCCGTCCCCGGGCGCCGGGAACGGCGCGAGCGGACCGGGTGGTCGCGCGCCGACCTGCACGGGCACGGCCACGCGCACGGGCCGGCGGCCCCGGCGACGCGGCGCGTGCGTCTCACGCTCGCGGCGTTCCTCGTCCCCGCCCTGCTCTTCACGCTGGCCGGGCTGGTCGCGCTGTGGCCCGCGTCGGCGGACGTCCCGGACCGCATCCCCGTCGCGGCCGAGGGCAGCTCGGTCCTGCGCGCCACGGTCACCGGGCCGATCGACGCGGAGACCGGCGAGGTGCCCGCCCGCCTCGACGCCGGTTCCCGCGCGGGCGGCGAGGACGTCGGTGGCGACGCCATCACCGTCAGCGCGCCGCCCGAGTACGTCGCCTACGGGTTCGACGAGGGTGACCGGCTTCGCGTCCTCTACATCGCCGAGGCCGTCGGGGCGGGCGCGAGCCCGTACGTCTTCATGGACTTCGAGCGCGGGCTCCCCATCGGGATCCTCGCGGTCGCGTACGCCGTCGTGGTGCTCGCGGTCGCACGCTGGCGGGGCCTCGCGGCGCTCGCCGGGCTCGCGGGCGCGTTCGTCGTCATCACCTGGTTCACCCTGCCCGCGCTGCTCACGGGGCAGGACGCGCTGGGCGTCGCGCTCGTGACGTCGTCGCTCGTCATGTTCGTCGTCCTCTACGTCGCGCACGGGTTCACCGCGCGCACGTCGACGGCGCTGCTGGGCACGCTCGCCGGGCTCGCGCTCACGGCCGTGCTCGGGTGGTGGGGCTCGGGCGCGGCCAACATCACGGGGCTCACCTCGGAGGAGTCCCTCTGGATACCCCAGTACGCGCCCGCCCTGGACATCCAGGGCGTCGTGCTGTGCGGCATCGTCCTGGCGGGCATGGGCGTGCTCAACGACGTGACCATCACCCAGGCCTCGGCCGTGTGGGAGCTGCGGGCGGTCGCGCCGCTCGCGACCCGGCGCGAGCTGTTCGCGCGCGCCATGCGCATCGGGCGCGACCACATCGCCTCGACCGTCTACACGATCGCCTTCGCCTACGTCGGCGCGGCCCTGCCGCTGCTCATGGCGGTCTACCTCTCCGACCAGAGCCTCGCGACGAGCCTCACCTCGGGCGAGATCGCGGAGGAGGTCGTGCGCACGCTCGTCGGCTCGATCGGCCTCGTCCTCGCCATCCCGATCACCACCGCCATCGCGGCGCTCACCGTGCCGGGCACGGCGTCCGTGGGGTCCGTTCCCGTGGGTAGGGTCGAGGTCCCCGCGGCCTGA
- a CDS encoding 2-dehydropantoate 2-reductase: MTGTTSGRDGRSAAVLGPGGVGGLVGALLARSGADVTFLAGEATAAALTEHGVHVRSRQVGELHVPARAVTRLDRPVDVVLVAVKQTALDHALDRVPPEALGDGVVVPFLNGLDHLDVLRARYGTERVLPATISVESARVAPGEIEHTSAFVDVGLAPGAVEPERVEAVRKLLDRAGIETRVYADETALMWAKLSFLAPFALLTTTYRAPIGDVRTAHGAELEALVREVAAVAAASGAPSDPERTLARYERFAPEAKSSMLRDAEAGLPLEVDAIGGAIVRAADRAGVDAPLTRVLVAGLGG, from the coding sequence GTGACGGGGACGACGAGCGGCCGAGACGGCCGGAGCGCAGCGGTGCTGGGGCCGGGAGGGGTCGGTGGGCTGGTCGGCGCGCTGCTCGCGCGGTCCGGGGCCGACGTGACGTTCCTCGCGGGGGAGGCCACGGCGGCGGCGCTGACCGAGCACGGGGTGCACGTGCGCAGCCGGCAGGTCGGCGAGCTCCACGTCCCCGCGCGGGCGGTCACGCGGCTCGACCGGCCGGTCGACGTCGTGCTCGTCGCGGTCAAGCAGACCGCGCTCGACCACGCGCTCGACCGGGTGCCGCCCGAGGCGCTCGGCGACGGCGTCGTCGTCCCGTTCCTCAACGGGCTCGACCACCTCGACGTGCTGCGCGCACGCTACGGGACCGAGCGCGTGCTGCCCGCGACGATCAGCGTCGAGTCGGCGCGCGTCGCCCCGGGGGAGATCGAGCACACGAGCGCGTTCGTCGACGTGGGGCTCGCGCCCGGCGCCGTCGAGCCGGAGCGCGTCGAGGCCGTGCGGAAGCTCCTCGACCGGGCCGGGATCGAGACGAGGGTCTACGCGGACGAGACCGCGCTGATGTGGGCCAAGCTCTCGTTCCTCGCCCCGTTCGCCCTGCTCACGACGACGTACCGTGCCCCGATCGGGGACGTGCGGACCGCGCACGGTGCCGAGCTCGAGGCGCTCGTGCGCGAGGTCGCGGCGGTCGCCGCGGCGAGCGGGGCGCCGTCGGACCCCGAGCGGACGCTCGCCCGCTACGAGCGCTTCGCGCCGGAGGCCAAGTCCTCGATGCTGCGGGACGCCGAGGCCGGTCTCCCGCTCGAGGTGGACGCCATCGGCGGCGCGATCGTCCGGGCCGCCGACCGTGCGGGCGTGGACGCGCCGCTCACGCGCGTGCTCGTCGCCGGCCTCGGCGGCTGA
- a CDS encoding LytTR family DNA-binding domain-containing protein, with protein MIRIGIVEDDPASSALLVEYLRRYEREHDEQFAVAMFTDGEQVVAGYRPDFDILLLDVEMPHLDGFSAAQRIRQVDADVVLIFITNMTQHAIKGYEVDALSYMLKPLRYFAFSQELKRSVARLRRRSADYLLLAVDGGLARVSTDDIVFLESAKHRTTVHTVDGRYSVVGPLKALEAQLEGKDFFRSNSGYLVNLRHVLAIQGSSVLLVGGHDLLISRARKKAFLAALTDYLGARRA; from the coding sequence GTGATCAGGATCGGCATCGTGGAGGACGACCCCGCGAGCAGCGCGCTGCTCGTGGAGTACCTGCGACGGTACGAGCGCGAGCACGACGAGCAGTTCGCGGTCGCCATGTTCACCGACGGCGAGCAGGTCGTCGCCGGGTACCGGCCCGACTTCGACATCCTGCTCCTCGACGTCGAGATGCCGCACCTGGACGGGTTCAGCGCCGCGCAGCGCATCCGGCAGGTCGACGCCGACGTCGTGCTGATCTTCATCACGAACATGACGCAGCACGCGATCAAGGGCTACGAGGTCGACGCGCTGAGCTACATGCTCAAGCCGCTGCGGTACTTCGCGTTCTCGCAGGAGCTCAAGCGGTCGGTCGCGCGGCTCCGGCGCCGGTCGGCGGACTACCTGCTGCTCGCGGTCGACGGCGGTCTCGCCCGCGTGTCGACCGACGACATCGTCTTCCTCGAGAGCGCGAAGCACCGGACGACCGTGCACACGGTGGACGGACGGTACTCCGTCGTCGGGCCGCTCAAGGCGCTCGAGGCGCAGCTCGAGGGCAAGGACTTCTTCCGCAGCAACAGCGGCTACCTCGTCAACCTGCGGCACGTGCTGGCCATCCAGGGCAGCAGCGTGCTCCTGGTGGGCGGGCACGACCTGCTCATCAGCCGGGCCCGCAAGAAGGCGTTCCTCGCGGCGCTCACCGACTACCTCGGGGCGCGGCGCGCATGA